The proteins below are encoded in one region of Pseudomonas putida NBRC 14164:
- a CDS encoding sarcosine oxidase subunit beta family protein translates to MQRYSGFGLFKHSLSHHENWQRMWRTPTPKKVYDVVIVGGGGHGLATAYYLAKEHGITNVAVIEKGYLGGGNTARNTTIVRSNYLWDESAQLYEHAMKLWEGLSQDINYNVMFSQRGVYNLCHTLQDIRDSERRVSANRLNGVDGELLNTAQVAAEIPYLDCSKNTRYPILGATVQRRGGVARHDAVAWGYARAADALGVDLIQQTEVIGFRKENGAVIGVETNKGFIGAKRVGVVTAGNSGHMAKLAGFRLPLESHPLQALVSEPIKPIIDSVIMSNAVHGYISQSDKGDLVIGAGIDGWVGYGQRGSYPVIEHTLQAIVEMFPNLSRVRMNRQWGGIVDTSPDACPIITKTPVKNMFFNCGWGTGGFKATPGSGNVFAASLAKGEMHPLAAPFSMDRFYNGALIDEHGAAAVAH, encoded by the coding sequence ATGCAACGCTACTCGGGCTTCGGCCTCTTCAAACACTCCCTCAGCCACCACGAAAACTGGCAGCGCATGTGGCGCACGCCAACCCCTAAAAAGGTTTACGACGTGGTTATCGTCGGCGGTGGCGGCCATGGCCTGGCCACGGCCTACTACCTGGCCAAAGAGCACGGCATCACCAACGTTGCCGTGATCGAGAAAGGTTACCTGGGCGGCGGCAACACCGCCCGTAACACCACCATTGTGCGTTCCAACTACTTGTGGGACGAGTCGGCGCAGCTGTACGAGCACGCCATGAAGCTGTGGGAAGGCTTGTCCCAGGACATCAACTACAACGTCATGTTCTCCCAGCGCGGCGTGTACAACCTGTGCCACACCCTGCAGGACATTCGTGACTCCGAGCGCCGCGTCAGCGCCAACCGCCTCAACGGTGTCGATGGCGAGCTGCTGAACACCGCCCAGGTCGCGGCCGAAATCCCGTACCTGGACTGCTCGAAGAACACCCGTTACCCGATCCTTGGCGCAACCGTTCAGCGCCGTGGTGGCGTGGCCCGCCACGACGCCGTGGCCTGGGGCTATGCCCGCGCTGCCGACGCCCTGGGCGTGGACCTGATCCAGCAGACCGAAGTGATCGGCTTCCGCAAGGAAAACGGCGCGGTCATCGGCGTGGAAACCAACAAAGGCTTCATCGGCGCCAAACGCGTCGGCGTGGTCACCGCGGGTAACTCCGGGCACATGGCCAAGCTGGCCGGTTTCCGCCTGCCGCTGGAATCGCACCCGCTGCAAGCGCTGGTATCCGAGCCGATCAAGCCGATCATCGACAGCGTGATCATGTCCAACGCCGTGCACGGCTACATCAGCCAGTCCGACAAGGGCGACCTGGTAATCGGTGCCGGTATCGACGGCTGGGTCGGCTACGGCCAGCGCGGTTCGTACCCGGTGATCGAGCACACCCTGCAGGCCATCGTGGAGATGTTCCCCAACCTCTCTCGCGTGCGCATGAACCGCCAGTGGGGCGGCATCGTCGACACCTCGCCGGACGCCTGCCCGATCATCACCAAGACCCCGGTCAAGAACATGTTCTTCAACTGCGGTTGGGGCACTGGCGGCTTCAAGGCGACCCCGGGTTCGGGCAACGTCTTCGCCGCGAGCCTGGCCAAGGGCGAAATGCACCCACTGGCCGCGCCGTTCTCCATGGACCGTTTCTACAACGGCGCACTGATCGACGAACACGGCGCCGCCGCCGTCGCCCACTAA
- a CDS encoding sarcosine oxidase subunit delta has product MLHIFCPHCGELRSEEEFHASGQAHIARPLDPAACSDEEWGTYMFYRDNPRGIHHELWDHVAGCRQYFNVTRDTVTYEILETYKIGEKPQVTANGKAANAPSTVKGQGEKV; this is encoded by the coding sequence ATGTTGCATATTTTCTGTCCCCACTGCGGCGAGCTGCGCTCCGAAGAAGAGTTCCACGCCTCTGGCCAGGCGCACATCGCCCGCCCGCTGGACCCTGCCGCCTGCTCCGACGAGGAGTGGGGTACCTACATGTTCTACCGTGATAACCCACGCGGTATTCACCATGAACTGTGGGACCACGTTGCCGGTTGCCGCCAGTACTTCAACGTCACCCGCGACACCGTGACCTACGAAATTCTGGAAACCTACAAGATTGGCGAAAAGCCGCAAGTGACCGCCAACGGTAAAGCTGCGAACGCACCGTCGACCGTCAAAGGCCAAGGGGAAAAAGTATGA
- a CDS encoding sarcosine oxidase subunit alpha, whose amino-acid sequence MSQTYRLASGGRIDRSKVLNFTFNGKTYQGYAGDSLAAALLANGVDIVGRSFKYSRPRGIIAAGTEEPNAILQIGSSEATQIPNVRATQQALYAGLVATSTNGWPNVNNDVMGILGKVGGSMMPPGFYYKTFMYPKSFWMTYEKYIRKAAGLGRAPLQNDPDSYDYMNQHCDVLIVGAGPAGLAAALAAARSGARVILADEQEEFGGSLLDSRETLDGKPAADWVNAVIKELEGLPEVTLLPRATVNGYHDHNFLTIHERLTDHLGDRAPIGQVRHRVHRVRAKRVVLAPGAHERPLVYGNNDVPGNMLAGAVSTYVRRYGVAPGRKLVLSTNNDHAYRAALDWHDAGLQVVAIADARHNPRGSLVEEARAKGIRILTSSAVVEAKGSKHVTGARVAAIDVQAHKVTSPGETLECDLIATSGGYSPIVHLASHLGGRPVWRDDILGFVPGDAPQKRECVGGINGVYALGDVIADGFEGGVRAATEAGFKASVGTLPKTVARKEEATVALFQVPHDKGSKGPKQFVDQQNDVTAAGIELATREGFESVEHVKRYTALGFGTDQGKLGNINGLAIAARSIGITIPEMGTTMFRPNYTPVTFGAVAGRHCGHLFEPVRFTALHAWHVKNGAEFEDVGQWKRPWYFPKAGEDIHAAVARECKAVRDSVGLLDASTLGKIDIQGPDAREFLNRIYTNAWTKLDVGKARYGLMCKEDGMVFDDGVTACVGDNHFIMTTTTGGAARVLQWMELYHQTEWPELKVYFTSVTDHWATMTLSGPNSRKLLSELTDIDMDKEAFPFMTWKEGNVGGVPARVFRISFTGELSYEVNVQANYAMGVLEQIIEAGKKYNLTPYGTETMHVLRAEKGFIIVGQDTDGSMNPDDLNMSWCVGRNKPYSWIGLRGMNREDCVRENRKQLVGLKPVDPTKWLPEGAQLVFDPKQPIPMDMVGHVTSSYASNSLGYSFAMGVVKGGLKRMGERVYSPQADGSVIEAEIVSSVFFDPKGERQNV is encoded by the coding sequence ATGAGCCAGACCTATCGCCTCGCCAGCGGCGGCCGCATCGACCGCAGCAAGGTCCTGAACTTCACTTTCAACGGCAAGACCTACCAGGGTTATGCCGGTGACAGCCTGGCCGCCGCACTGCTGGCCAACGGCGTAGACATTGTCGGCCGCAGCTTCAAGTATTCGCGCCCACGCGGCATCATCGCTGCCGGTACCGAAGAGCCGAACGCCATCCTGCAGATCGGTTCCAGCGAAGCCACCCAGATCCCCAACGTGCGCGCTACTCAACAAGCGCTGTACGCAGGCCTTGTCGCCACCAGCACCAACGGCTGGCCGAACGTCAACAATGACGTGATGGGCATCCTCGGCAAGGTGGGCGGCAGCATGATGCCGCCGGGCTTCTACTACAAAACCTTCATGTACCCGAAATCGTTCTGGATGACGTACGAAAAGTACATCCGTAAAGCGGCAGGCCTTGGCCGTGCACCGCTGCAGAACGACCCGGATAGCTACGACTACATGAACCAGCACTGCGACGTGCTGATCGTCGGCGCCGGCCCTGCTGGCCTGGCCGCTGCACTGGCTGCTGCGCGCAGCGGCGCCCGTGTGATCCTGGCTGACGAGCAGGAAGAGTTTGGCGGCAGCCTGCTCGACAGCCGCGAAACCCTCGACGGCAAGCCTGCCGCCGACTGGGTCAACGCCGTGATCAAAGAGCTGGAAGGCCTGCCGGAAGTGACCCTGCTGCCACGTGCCACGGTCAACGGCTACCACGACCACAACTTCCTGACCATTCACGAGCGCCTTACCGACCACCTCGGCGACCGCGCCCCGATCGGCCAGGTACGCCACCGTGTGCACCGTGTACGCGCCAAGCGCGTGGTACTGGCGCCCGGCGCCCACGAGCGCCCGCTGGTGTACGGCAACAACGACGTACCGGGCAACATGCTGGCTGGTGCTGTGTCCACCTACGTTCGCCGCTACGGCGTGGCACCGGGCCGCAAGCTGGTGCTGTCGACCAACAACGACCACGCCTACCGCGCTGCGCTTGACTGGCACGACGCTGGCCTGCAAGTGGTCGCCATCGCCGACGCCCGCCACAACCCACGTGGCTCGCTGGTTGAAGAAGCGCGTGCCAAAGGCATCCGCATCCTCACCTCCAGCGCCGTGGTCGAGGCCAAAGGCAGCAAGCATGTCACCGGCGCCCGCGTGGCGGCTATTGATGTGCAGGCGCACAAAGTCACCAGCCCAGGCGAAACCCTTGAGTGCGACCTGATCGCAACCTCCGGTGGCTACAGCCCGATCGTGCACCTGGCTTCGCACCTGGGCGGTCGCCCAGTGTGGCGTGACGACATCCTCGGCTTCGTACCGGGCGATGCGCCGCAGAAACGCGAGTGCGTGGGCGGTATCAATGGCGTCTACGCCCTCGGTGACGTGATTGCCGATGGCTTCGAAGGCGGCGTTCGCGCAGCCACCGAGGCGGGCTTCAAGGCCTCTGTCGGCACCCTGCCAAAAACCGTGGCGCGCAAGGAAGAGGCCACCGTGGCACTGTTCCAGGTGCCGCACGACAAAGGCAGCAAGGGGCCGAAGCAGTTCGTCGACCAGCAGAACGACGTGACCGCCGCAGGTATCGAGCTGGCCACCCGTGAAGGCTTCGAGTCGGTCGAGCACGTAAAACGCTACACCGCGCTGGGTTTCGGTACCGATCAGGGCAAACTGGGCAACATCAACGGCCTGGCCATCGCCGCCCGTTCGATCGGCATCACCATCCCGGAAATGGGCACCACCATGTTCCGCCCCAACTACACGCCGGTGACGTTCGGCGCGGTAGCGGGCCGTCACTGTGGCCACCTGTTCGAGCCCGTGCGCTTCACCGCCCTGCATGCCTGGCACGTGAAGAACGGCGCCGAGTTCGAAGACGTCGGCCAGTGGAAGCGCCCTTGGTACTTCCCCAAAGCCGGTGAAGACATCCATGCCGCCGTGGCCCGCGAGTGCAAGGCCGTGCGCGACAGCGTGGGCCTGCTGGACGCCTCGACCCTGGGCAAGATCGACATCCAGGGCCCGGACGCCCGTGAGTTCCTCAACCGCATCTATACCAATGCCTGGACCAAGCTGGACGTGGGCAAGGCCCGCTACGGCCTGATGTGCAAGGAAGACGGCATGGTCTTCGACGACGGCGTAACCGCCTGCGTTGGCGACAACCACTTCATCATGACCACCACCACCGGTGGCGCCGCCCGTGTGCTGCAGTGGATGGAGCTGTACCACCAGACCGAATGGCCGGAGCTGAAGGTGTACTTCACCTCGGTTACCGACCACTGGGCCACCATGACCTTGTCCGGCCCCAACAGCCGCAAGCTGCTCAGCGAGCTGACCGACATCGACATGGACAAGGAAGCCTTCCCGTTCATGACCTGGAAGGAAGGCAACGTCGGCGGCGTGCCGGCCCGTGTGTTCCGTATCTCGTTCACCGGTGAGCTGTCGTACGAAGTCAACGTGCAGGCCAACTACGCCATGGGCGTGCTGGAACAGATCATCGAGGCGGGCAAGAAGTACAACCTGACCCCGTACGGCACCGAGACCATGCACGTACTGCGTGCCGAGAAGGGCTTCATCATCGTGGGCCAGGACACCGACGGTTCGATGAACCCGGACGACCTGAACATGAGCTGGTGTGTGGGCCGCAACAAACCATATTCGTGGATCGGCCTGCGTGGCATGAACCGCGAAGACTGCGTGCGCGAGAACCGCAAGCAGCTGGTAGGCCTGAAGCCGGTCGACCCGACCAAGTGGCTGCCGGAAGGCGCCCAGCTGGTGTTCGACCCCAAACAGCCGATCCCGATGGACATGGTTGGCCACGTTACCTCCAGCTACGCGTCCAACTCCCTGGGCTACTCGTTCGCCATGGGGGTGGTCAAAGGCGGCCTCAAGCGCATGGGCGAGCGTGTCTACTCGCCGCAGGCAGATGGCAGCGTGATCGAGGCGGAAATCGTGTCTTCGGTGTTCTTCGATCCGAAGGGTGAGCGGCAGAACGTTTGA
- a CDS encoding sarcosine oxidase subunit gamma, with protein MSAINVFQQNPGAEAKAQSPLHHADLASLVGKGRKNAGVTLRERKFLGHLTLRGDGHNPEFAAGVHKALGLELPVALTVVANNDMSLQWVGPDEWLLIVPGGQELAVEQKLRAALDGQHIQVVNVSGGQSLLELRGPNVREVLMKSTSYDVHPNNFPVGKAVGTVFAKSQLVIRRTAEDTWELVIRRSFADYWWLWLQDASAEYGLSIEA; from the coding sequence ATGAGCGCTATCAACGTCTTCCAGCAAAACCCCGGCGCCGAGGCCAAGGCCCAGTCGCCACTGCACCACGCCGACCTGGCCAGCCTGGTTGGCAAAGGCCGCAAGAACGCAGGCGTGACCCTGCGTGAACGCAAGTTCCTTGGCCACCTGACCCTGCGTGGCGACGGCCACAACCCGGAATTCGCCGCCGGCGTGCACAAGGCCCTGGGCCTGGAGCTGCCAGTGGCCCTGACCGTGGTCGCCAACAACGACATGTCGCTGCAATGGGTTGGCCCCGACGAGTGGCTGCTGATCGTGCCCGGTGGCCAGGAACTGGCGGTCGAGCAAAAGCTGCGCGCGGCCCTTGATGGCCAGCACATCCAGGTGGTCAACGTCAGCGGCGGGCAAAGCCTGCTGGAACTGCGCGGCCCGAACGTGCGCGAAGTGCTGATGAAATCCACCAGCTATGATGTTCACCCGAACAACTTCCCGGTGGGCAAGGCCGTGGGCACCGTGTTCGCCAAGTCGCAACTGGTGATCCGCCGTACCGCCGAAGACACCTGGGAGCTGGTGATTCGCCGCAGCTTCGCCGACTACTGGTGGCTGTGGCTGCAGGACGCTTCGGCCGAATACGGCCTGAGCATCGAAGCTTAA
- the purU gene encoding formyltetrahydrofolate deformylase, translated as MSRAPDTWILTADCPSMLGTVDVVTRYLFEQRCYVTEHHSFDDRQSGRFFIRVEFRQPDDFDETGFRAGLAERSEAFGMAFELTAPNHRPKVVIMVSKADHCLNDLLYRQRIGQLGMDVVAVVSNHPDLEPLAHWHKIPYYHFALDPNDKAGQERKVLQVIEETGAELVILARYMQVLSPELCRRLDGWAINIHHSLLPGFKGAKPYHQAYNKGVKMVGATAHYINNDLDEGPIIAQGVEVVDHSHYPEDLIAKGRDIECLTLARAVGYHIERRVFLNANRTVVL; from the coding sequence ATGAGTCGGGCACCGGATACCTGGATTCTCACCGCCGACTGCCCGAGCATGCTCGGCACCGTCGACGTGGTGACGCGTTACCTCTTCGAGCAGCGCTGCTACGTGACGGAGCACCACTCCTTCGATGACCGGCAGTCGGGGCGTTTCTTCATTCGCGTCGAATTCCGCCAGCCGGATGATTTCGACGAAACGGGCTTCCGTGCCGGCCTGGCCGAGCGCAGCGAAGCGTTCGGCATGGCCTTCGAGCTGACCGCACCCAATCACCGCCCCAAGGTGGTGATCATGGTGTCCAAGGCTGACCACTGCCTGAATGACCTGCTGTACCGGCAGCGCATTGGCCAGCTGGGCATGGACGTGGTAGCGGTGGTTTCCAACCACCCCGATCTCGAGCCCCTGGCGCACTGGCACAAGATTCCTTATTACCACTTCGCCCTTGACCCCAATGACAAGGCGGGGCAAGAGCGCAAGGTGCTGCAGGTGATCGAGGAGACAGGTGCCGAGCTGGTTATCCTCGCCCGTTACATGCAGGTGTTGTCACCCGAGCTGTGCCGGCGCCTGGATGGCTGGGCGATCAACATTCACCACTCGCTGTTGCCAGGGTTCAAAGGCGCCAAGCCTTACCACCAGGCGTACAACAAGGGCGTGAAAATGGTCGGTGCCACCGCGCACTACATCAACAACGACCTGGACGAAGGGCCGATCATTGCCCAGGGCGTCGAGGTGGTGGACCACAGCCACTATCCGGAAGACCTGATTGCCAAGGGGCGGGATATCGAATGCCTGACCCTGGCGCGGGCTGTGGGTTATCACATCGAGCGGCGGGTGTTCCTCAACGCCAACCGCACGGTCGTGCTCTGA